The genome window TTGTTATTTCGCCCTTCTGGTTCAATGAAAAGTTGGTGCTGATCTTTATCAGCAAAACGCACCACTTTAGTCTCAATTGAAGGACAATAACGCGGTCCAACACCTGAAATTGAGCCCGAATAAATCGGCGAACGATCAAGATTTGAGCGAATAATCTGATGCGTCATCGGATTGGTGTAAGTCATCCAACAAGAAATTTGGTGGGCTAAATACGCACTATCAGGTGTCGAATAGCTAAAATGATGTGCCTCAGTGTCGCCTTTTTGCTCGATTGTCTTTGAGAAATCAACGGTTTTTGCGTTAACTCTTGGCGGCGTGCCAGTTTTAAATCGCTTCATCTCAAAGCCTAATTCTTCAAGATTTTCCATCAATTTGATCGAAGGAATCGAGTTGTTTGGACCAGATGAATAAGCCAGCTCGCCAATGAAAATTTGACCACGCGCAGCCGTTCCGCATGCTAAAATCACAGCGTCAGAGCGATAACTCACGCCCGTACTCGTCACAATTCCCTTGCAAACTCCGTTTTCAACAATTAAAGAATCAGCCATTCCTTGTTTTAACAACAGATTTGGCGTGTTCTCCAAAGTTTCTTTCATCACTTGATGATAAAGTTCTTTATCAGCCTGGGCTCTTAGCGCGCGCACCGCCGGACCTTTACCGACATTAAGCATGCGCATCTGAATATAAGTGCGGTCGATCGTCTTGGCCATCTCACCGCCCAAAGCGTCAATTTCGCGCACCACCGTTCCTTTGGCGGGGCCACCAATCGATGGATTGCAGGGCATAAAAGCCACTAAATCAAGATTAATCGTCAAAAGCATCGTTGATACTCCAAGGCGCGCGCTAGCAAGTGCTGCTTCGCATCCGGCGTGCCCAGCTCCGACGACAATCACCCCAAAATCGTTATTTTTTTCTGTCATTTTACTTTCCTAAACAAAATCTGCTGAATAATTCGTTCACTAATTCATCCGGCGCATTTTCGCCAATTATTTCACCAAGCGACTTCCACGCCTCATTAAAATCGATCAAAACTAAATCAAGCGGCATCTCCTCTGCGAGCCCAGTTAACACGCTTGTTAAAGACTCATTTGTTGATTTTAATAAGCCTAACTGGCGCGCATTAGCCAGCAAAGTTGCACTACTTGAGTTTTCGATCCCACTTAAGAACAGAGATTCAATCTGCTCTTTAAGTTCATTGAATCCAGTCCCATTAAGCGCAGAAATGTTGATATGATCAACTGACAGATCAAGGACTGGTGCCAGATCGCTTTTGTTAACAATGATGATGCGCTTCTTGTTCTTCGTCGCTTCTAAAAGTTCCTGCTCTTCTGGCGTCATTTCTCTAGATCCATCAAATACTAGCAATACTAAATCTGCCAGCTGAATCATTTCGTGGCTCTTTTCGATCCCCAGCTTCTCAATTAGATCTTCAGTTTGGTGAATTCCTGCGGTATCGACTAGATCAAGGACCAACTGCCCGATTGTGATTTCTTCTTCTAAAGTATCACGCGTGGTACCCGGGATTTCAGTAACAATTGCGCGCTCGCCTCGATACAGCATATTTAAAAGGCTTGATTTACCAACATTTGGCGCGCCAATGATCGCAGTTTTGACGCCCGTTTTAAGAACTTGACCACTCTCGCTGTAATCAATCACGCTTCTTAATTTCTGGCGAACTGATTTGGTCACGAGCGCCATTTTCTCCCTCGTTAATTCTTCTTCATCGTACTCCGGATAATCGATATTGACCTCCGCATTAGCAATGACTTTAATCATCTCTTCGCGCAAATCCTTGACCATCTTCGAGAGCGCCCCGTCAACAATCTTCACCGCAGCGCGCTCTTGCAAATTGGTCTTCGAATTAATGAGATCCATCACCGCTTCGGCTTCTGAGAGATCAATCCGGCCATTTAAGAAAGCGCGCTTCGTGAACTCACCTGGTTCAGCTAAGCGAACTGCCGAACCCAACACGGTACTCAAAACTTTTTGAGTTACATAAGGTCCTCCATGGCAATTGATCTCGACCAAGTCTTCTTTGGTATAAGTTTTGGGTGCGCGCATCACGCTAACCATGACCTCGTCGATAATCTCTTGATCATCAGCTAAGAAGTGGCCGTAATTAATCGTGTTGCTGGCCACTTTCGTGAGATCCGTTCCTTTAAAATGAGCATTTGCCGCCGTAATTGCATCCGCTCCCGATAAGCGAACGATCGAAATTGCTCCAAGCCCCGGCGGCGTTGAAATGGCAGCAATTGTATCATTCATAAAATTCATTTTTTTCCTCAAAAAAAAGCGCTCAACGCACACTTGTCGTGTCCATAAGCACTTTGACTACTTAATATTTATCTTACTGATTAATTTTTACTTGTCAACCAGCTAATCTCTTTGAAATTTCAATATATTTGCGTGGATAAGAACCGCGAACCCGAAAAGTAATATCATTTAAAGGCTCCAAACGATTAATCATCAAACGTCGCTCGACTGCAACCATTGGCGAGAAACGATAGCTCTTGCCACTTCTGCGCACAATCTCAACTGCTTGATTTAACCAAATTGTAATTTGCTGTCCGCGCACATCGCGGTAGTTATCAATATCCAAAATCACGTAAAAACGATTTTCTCCGTGATGAGCGAAAATGGATTGCGCAATCGCCTGCAACGAGTTAATAGTTCTGCCTTTTTTGCCGATGATCAAACCTTTATATTGCTCACTTTCAATCTCAAAAACAAGCTGATCACCTTGAACTTCATAACTTACAGTTGCAACGATCCCCGACTCCTTAAACAAATCCTCAAGCATTTGAGTAACAACTTCCGCGCCGCTTCGATCACGTTCGGTGAAATCAAGCTCAATTTCCCGATCCACATTGAGCGTCGTGTTAGTGAAATGGGCAACAAGATCTTTTAACAACGTCACTTTCACTTGCGCTGGCTTCTTACCAAAGCCCAGAAATCCGCGCTTGCCTGGATCAATTACTTCAACTTGCAATTTGTCGCGATCGACTTCCAAGTCTTTGCATGCGGTCTTGATCGCTTCATCAATATCTTTCCCCTGAAAAATTTTCGCTTCCAAACAATTTCCCCCTCTAGAACCGAATTATCCTTATTTTTTCTTCTTTCCGTGACGATATTTTCCTTGTCCCCGCTTGGCTTTCTCTAACTCACGCTCAAGT of Xylocopilactobacillus apicola contains these proteins:
- the mnmE gene encoding tRNA uridine-5-carboxymethylaminomethyl(34) synthesis GTPase MnmE, which codes for MNFMNDTIAAISTPPGLGAISIVRLSGADAITAANAHFKGTDLTKVASNTINYGHFLADDQEIIDEVMVSVMRAPKTYTKEDLVEINCHGGPYVTQKVLSTVLGSAVRLAEPGEFTKRAFLNGRIDLSEAEAVMDLINSKTNLQERAAVKIVDGALSKMVKDLREEMIKVIANAEVNIDYPEYDEEELTREKMALVTKSVRQKLRSVIDYSESGQVLKTGVKTAIIGAPNVGKSSLLNMLYRGERAIVTEIPGTTRDTLEEEITIGQLVLDLVDTAGIHQTEDLIEKLGIEKSHEMIQLADLVLLVFDGSREMTPEEQELLEATKNKKRIIIVNKSDLAPVLDLSVDHINISALNGTGFNELKEQIESLFLSGIENSSSATLLANARQLGLLKSTNESLTSVLTGLAEEMPLDLVLIDFNEAWKSLGEIIGENAPDELVNELFSRFCLGK
- a CDS encoding Jag N-terminal domain-containing protein; amino-acid sequence: MEAKIFQGKDIDEAIKTACKDLEVDRDKLQVEVIDPGKRGFLGFGKKPAQVKVTLLKDLVAHFTNTTLNVDREIELDFTERDRSGAEVVTQMLEDLFKESGIVATVSYEVQGDQLVFEIESEQYKGLIIGKKGRTINSLQAIAQSIFAHHGENRFYVILDIDNYRDVRGQQITIWLNQAVEIVRRSGKSYRFSPMVAVERRLMINRLEPLNDITFRVRGSYPRKYIEISKRLAG